GCGCCGTCCCAACCGGTCGGCGAGGCCTCCGAACGCGACGAGCAGGCCGGCGAGGGCGAAGCCGTAGGCGTCGACGATCCACAACTGCTGACTGGCATCGGCGCCCGACTCCACCGCGATGCTCGGCAGCGCCAGCAGCACGACCGAGGTGTCGATCGCGATCACCAAGGCTGCCGTCGCGAGCACCGCGAGCCCGAACCACTCCCGCGGCCCCGCCAGTCGTGTGGTCTCCGCTGCTCGGGTCGCCGACGCCATCGTGTTCTCCTGTCCGTCCATGCACCGTGGTCGGAGACGCCCCGTCGTTCTCGACATTCGACGGGGTATTGATGCAACGGCCCGTGGGGGCGAGACTTGCGACATGGATCACACCGAGGAAGCACGCGCCGTCGGCGAGGTGATCGACCGGCTCGTCGGTCGGTTCCCCGATCTGCCCCGAGACCACATCGCCGCCGTCGTCGAGGCGGCGCACCTCGAACTCGAGGGCAACCCCGTGCGCGACTTCGTTCCCGTGCTCGTCGAGCACACTGCGAAGAAGCGCCTGAAGCAGGAGGCGAAGGCCGCGCCGGTGCTCACCGATGCGGCGCCCGGCGACCGGGCGGTGGGCGACGTGGCGGTCGAACTCGACCCGATGGAGATCGAACGGCAGGCGCGCGAGCGCGAGTCGGGCTTCCTCTTCGGCGACCTCGGCGGCGGGCCGAGCTGAGCCCGGGGCCTCCGACGGCGATCTGGAACGGCGTGCGATGGACTGGGTGATCCTGATCTCCTCGGGTGTGCTCGAGGCGGTGTGGGCGACGGCGCTCGGCGCCTCGAAGAACTTCCGGCGCCCCTGGCCGACGGTGCTCTTCGTCGTCGCGCTCGTGCTCAGCATGGCGGGGCTCGCCTTCGCGATGACCACGATCCCGGTCGGCACCGCCTACGCCGTGTGGGTCGGCATCGGGGCCGTGCTCACGGTCGCCTACGCCATGATCTTCGGCGGCGAGCGCGCGAGCGTCGTCAAGGTGCTGCTCCTGCTCGGCATCATCGGGTGCGTCATCGGCCTCAAGATCGTCGGGGAGGCCTGACGTGTACTGGCCCGTCCTCATCGTGAGCGCGGTGCTCGAAGCCGTCTGGGCCACCGCGCTCGGCTACTCCGACGGGTTCTCGAAGCTCGTTCCGACGATCGTGTTCTTCGTCGCGCTGGTCGGCAGCATGGCCGGCCTCGCCTACGCGATGCGCGGCATCCCGATCGGCACCGCCTATGCCGTGTGGACCGGACTCGGGGCTGCGCTCACCGTGACCTACGCGATCACCTTCGGCGGCGAGTCGGCGAGCGTGCTGAAGGTGATCTTCCTCGCCGGCATCATCGGGTGCGTGATCGGGCTGAAGCTCGTGCACTCCCGTGAGGAGCGCGACGCCGAGGCAGCGGGTGCGCCGCCGGCGCCCGACGCCTGACCCTCACCCGC
The sequence above is a segment of the Agromyces hippuratus genome. Coding sequences within it:
- a CDS encoding three-helix bundle dimerization domain-containing protein; the protein is MDHTEEARAVGEVIDRLVGRFPDLPRDHIAAVVEAAHLELEGNPVRDFVPVLVEHTAKKRLKQEAKAAPVLTDAAPGDRAVGDVAVELDPMEIERQARERESGFLFGDLGGGPS
- a CDS encoding DMT family transporter, with translation MDWVILISSGVLEAVWATALGASKNFRRPWPTVLFVVALVLSMAGLAFAMTTIPVGTAYAVWVGIGAVLTVAYAMIFGGERASVVKVLLLLGIIGCVIGLKIVGEA
- a CDS encoding DMT family transporter, whose product is MYWPVLIVSAVLEAVWATALGYSDGFSKLVPTIVFFVALVGSMAGLAYAMRGIPIGTAYAVWTGLGAALTVTYAITFGGESASVLKVIFLAGIIGCVIGLKLVHSREERDAEAAGAPPAPDA